The region TATCTGCCtaaatgtctttctctctctctctcacacacatacacaaacacacacacacacactctggagaATTATAAGATGTACAAATGTCTGTCTAGAAAAACAGATGTTTGGGGCAAGTTCTCTTTTGATCCTGAGGTTTTATTTAACCGGACAGCTCATCAAAACACAGCAGCAGTGAGAAATAAGGACCCTTCTATCCAGGCCATCCTTCTTTGTGGAACAGGAAGAAAGAACTGAGCCCCTGGAGCCTCCCCCCATGTCACTGAGTCAGTGGGAAAGCTGGAATAATTCTGTTGCCCCTGGTGTGATGTTCCCTGGGAGTCATGATGAGCTGCTGATAAACGGCATGTGGCTATGGGGTAACTGAAATAGCTCTGATGTTTTTGTGGAAGCTCTGATTTTGAATACTCACCCTCTCACCAACTGTATGATTTTAAATAGTTTgtttttacagagtgaagtatccTTCACTGTAAAATAAGACCATCACAAAGGATGATATCTGCTGTTTCTTTCtcacttcttccctctccttccaaACCAGGCTGCTCCTGGCTAGGACAGTTCACAGTCTGATTTGGAAGAGGCTATGCCTTCCTCTTGCCAACAAACAGCCTCGAGGGGTTTAGCAGGAGCTTCCTCTGCAGGGCCTCCTTCACCTCCTTGTTGCGGAGGCTATAGATGAAGGGGTTGAGCATGGGGGTTATGATGGTGTAGCAGACAGACACTACCTGGCCGCTGGTATCATCGGTGGATCCATGGGGCTGGACGTAGGTGAAAATCACGGTGCTGTAGAAGATGGCAATGGCCAGGAAGTGGGAGGCACACGTGGAGAGGGCCTTCTCCTTCCCAGCTGCTGAGCGCATCCTCCCAATGGCCAGCAAGACCAGGCTGTAGGAGGTGAGGATGAGGGAAACAGGCAGAAGGAGAACCAGGGCAGAGAAGACATAGAGGATCACTCTTGCCACGGCTGTGTTTGCACAGGCCAGGCGGAGAAGGGGTTGGATGTCACAGAAGTAGTGTGGTACCTGGTTGGGCCCACAGAAAGGCCGAGCAAAGACATTCCCCGATTCAAGAGCAGAATTAGCTCCACCAAAAGCATAGGAAGCAGCCACCAGCTGGAGACAGGTGCCCCTGGTCATGACAGAGCCGTAGTGGAGAGGTCGGCAGATGGCCGTGCAGCGGTCGTAGGCCATGGAAGCCAGCAGGAAGCTCTCAGCTGTGGCGTGCATCACAAAGAAGGTCATCTGGACCACGCAGCCCTTGAAGGAGATGGACCTGTCAGAAGCCAGGAGGTCGACCAGCAGCTTGGGTGTGACTACCGAGGAGTAACAGACATCGAGGAAAGAGAGGACGctgagaaagaagtacatgggaCTGTGGAGGTGGGAGTCCGTGAGGACGAGCGCCATCATCCCCAGGTTGCCCACCAAGGTCATGGCGTAGATGAACAGGAAGCCTCCGAAGAGAAGCTTCTGGAGGTCTGGGTCATTGGAGAATCCCAGCAAGATGAAGTGGGTGACAGGGGTGTAGTTTCCAGTGGCAAGGGCTAGTTCTCCAGGCATCATCTGCAGAGGTGACAACTGACCATCACTCAGACAGTATTACTGGGCGTGTCCACCCGTGCAAGGTACAATACAGGAGAACACCAAGCAGGTATAAGTCTTCTTTGAAAGGAAGTAATGGGGGCCTtcgttggtggtccagtggctaagacactgtgctcccagtgcagggggcctgggttcgaatcctggtcagggaactggatcccacatgtggcaacgAAGACCCGGCACCGTCAGacaaatatttagaaagtaaacAGGAAGTATCTTACCGTAGTGGATGGGGTGTGGGCTGTGAAGCCAGACAGACCTGAGTCTTCATTCTGACCATGACACTGTTTGTATCAGCGGTTGAGACACTGGTTGTGTCTCCTTGGAAAAGCTGTATCCATGAGCCTTATCTTTCTCACCTATGCAAGGGAGAACATATGTCTATTCAGGGTTGCTCTGTGCCCTAGGTGAAAAAACCAAATTGTAAAAACCTCTGAATATCTGGAAGACAGTGAACAATCAGTAAATGTGAGGTCACTTCCCCTTTCTCTTGTGCCTGTATCTCTAAATGCAGGTCACAATATGCAGCAGTGAAAGTCAAGGTCCTGGTGGTGTGGCAGAATCCTCTCATATGATTCAGCCTTGAAATGTAACCTGCAAAATCAGCTTCCTGCCCTGGACTCCTGTTTCCCCACCTAGGTCACCCGTGCAATTTTCATATTCACTCTTCCTTTTGTAACTGTCTTGGTTTAGGGCTTAATGTCGTCCAAATGAAAATGTCCATGAGTCTCTGGTCCACAATGaatgttggtttttctttttctctcataggATGACAGccagattacacacacacactcacacatacgcactcacacatacacacacactcacacacacatatcacatacacagtcacacactcacatacacacacacacacacttatacacacacatgcacacacacacagccactcacatacacattcacactcacacacactcacacactcagacacacacatgtgtgcacacacacactctcactcttacacactcacacactcacacacggaGTCATTCAGCTCTGGGTTTAGGCTGAGCCCCTTCATCCTGCTTCCCAGGAGGTGAGCTCTCTGGTCCTCCTCTCCCGCTCCCTGTCTCTTACTATCTTCCCTGCTCCAGACAGACTAGGTTCCCTCCTCACCTACTCCTCCCGCCCGACTCCCAGAGGAACTCAGGAGTCCTTCAAGGCCCATCTGTGATCATCCTCACTGATGACCTTGACTGACAGCCTT is a window of Cervus canadensis isolate Bull #8, Minnesota chromosome 11, ASM1932006v1, whole genome shotgun sequence DNA encoding:
- the LOC122450421 gene encoding olfactory receptor 1444-like isoform X2, encoding MMPGELALATGNYTPVTHFILLGFSNDPDLQKLLFGGFLFIYAMTLVGNLGMMALVLTDSHLHSPMYFFLSVLSFLDVCYSSVVTPKLLVDLLASDRSISFKGCVVQMTFFVMHATAESFLLASMAYDRCTAICRPLHYGSVMTRGTCLQLVAASYAFGGANSALESGNVFARPFCGPNQVPHYFCDIQPLLRLACANTAVARVILYVFSALVLLLPVSLILTSYSLVLLAIGRMRSAAGKEKALSTCASHFLAIAIFYSTVIFTYVQPHGSTDDTSGQGFPGCPAVSSGCFHHGGRAFHPW
- the LOC122450421 gene encoding olfactory receptor 5B21-like isoform X1, translating into MMPGELALATGNYTPVTHFILLGFSNDPDLQKLLFGGFLFIYAMTLVGNLGMMALVLTDSHLHSPMYFFLSVLSFLDVCYSSVVTPKLLVDLLASDRSISFKGCVVQMTFFVMHATAESFLLASMAYDRCTAICRPLHYGSVMTRGTCLQLVAASYAFGGANSALESGNVFARPFCGPNQVPHYFCDIQPLLRLACANTAVARVILYVFSALVLLLPVSLILTSYSLVLLAIGRMRSAAGKEKALSTCASHFLAIAIFYSTVIFTYVQPHGSTDDTSGQVVSVCYTIITPMLNPFIYSLRNKEVKEALQRKLLLNPSRLFVGKRKA